The following coding sequences are from one Burkholderia stabilis window:
- the ald gene encoding alanine dehydrogenase, whose protein sequence is MLIGVPKEIKNHEYRVGLTPAGAHELTRHGHAVLVQRGAGMAIGLLDDDYTAAGASLCDGADEIFARADMIIKVKEPQPAECAMLRRGQILYTYLHLAPDPEQAAALVKSGAVCIAYETVTGPGGGLPLLAPMSEVAGRMSIQVAATHLESPRGGRGLLMAGVPGVPAAHVVVLGAGVVGTGALQMAVGLGARVTVLDTNVGRLRQLDLVFANRITTVCSNAHTIDEAVRDADVVIGAVLVPGASAPRLVTRDMIATMRTGAVVVDVAIDQGGCFETSHATTHAEPTYVVDGVVHYCVANMPGAVARTSTFALNNATLGAALAIADKGWKRAMTDDPHLRAGLNVCDGHITYEAVAQALGLPYVPAADALA, encoded by the coding sequence ATGCTGATCGGTGTGCCGAAAGAGATCAAGAACCACGAATACCGCGTCGGCCTCACGCCGGCCGGCGCGCACGAGCTCACGCGGCACGGCCACGCCGTGCTCGTGCAGCGCGGCGCGGGCATGGCGATCGGCCTGCTCGACGACGACTACACGGCCGCAGGCGCATCGCTGTGCGACGGCGCGGACGAAATCTTCGCGCGCGCCGACATGATCATCAAGGTCAAGGAGCCGCAACCGGCCGAATGCGCGATGCTGCGGCGCGGCCAGATTCTCTACACGTACCTGCATCTCGCGCCCGATCCCGAACAGGCGGCCGCGCTCGTGAAATCCGGCGCCGTCTGCATCGCCTACGAAACCGTCACGGGGCCCGGCGGCGGCCTGCCGCTGCTCGCGCCGATGAGCGAGGTCGCGGGGCGCATGTCGATCCAGGTCGCGGCGACCCACCTCGAAAGCCCGCGCGGCGGCCGCGGCCTGCTGATGGCCGGCGTGCCCGGCGTGCCGGCCGCGCATGTCGTCGTGCTCGGCGCGGGCGTCGTCGGCACCGGCGCGCTGCAGATGGCGGTCGGCCTCGGCGCGCGCGTCACCGTGCTCGACACCAACGTCGGACGGCTGCGCCAGCTCGACCTGGTGTTCGCCAACCGGATCACGACCGTCTGCTCGAATGCGCATACGATCGACGAAGCCGTGCGCGACGCCGACGTCGTGATCGGCGCCGTGCTCGTGCCGGGCGCGTCGGCGCCGCGGCTCGTCACGCGCGACATGATCGCGACGATGCGCACGGGCGCCGTCGTCGTCGACGTCGCGATCGACCAGGGCGGATGCTTCGAGACATCGCATGCGACGACGCACGCGGAGCCGACTTACGTCGTCGACGGCGTCGTGCATTACTGCGTCGCGAACATGCCCGGCGCGGTTGCGCGCACGTCGACCTTCGCGCTGAACAACGCGACGCTCGGGGCTGCGCTCGCCATTGCCGACAAGGGCTGGAAGCGTGCGATGACCGACGATCCGCATCTGCGCGCGGGCCTGAACGTCTGCGACGGGCACATCACGTACGAAGCGGTCGCGCAGGCGCTCGGCCTGCCTTACGTGCCGGCCGCCGACGCGCTGGCGTGA
- a CDS encoding DUF3995 domain-containing protein, whose amino-acid sequence MTGAYFSVPTLCAIALVHVYWALGGRLGKRAAIPEQDGVPLLRPTAVGTLAVAVALLAGACVVAARAGWFGRNPYPCTIAFAVVALALIFAVRAVGDFRYVGFFKRIRGSRFARMDTLYYSPLCAALSLSLASMFWPW is encoded by the coding sequence ATGACCGGTGCGTATTTCAGCGTGCCGACGCTTTGCGCGATTGCGCTCGTTCACGTCTACTGGGCGTTGGGCGGGCGGCTGGGCAAGCGTGCGGCGATTCCGGAACAGGATGGCGTGCCGCTGTTGCGGCCGACTGCCGTCGGCACGCTTGCCGTCGCCGTGGCGTTGCTGGCCGGTGCGTGCGTGGTCGCCGCGCGGGCCGGCTGGTTCGGGCGGAACCCGTATCCCTGCACGATCGCGTTCGCGGTCGTTGCGCTCGCATTGATCTTCGCGGTGCGGGCCGTCGGCGATTTCCGTTACGTCGGTTTCTTCAAGCGGATTCGCGGCTCGCGTTTCGCGCGAATGGACACGCTGTATTACTCGCCGCTTTGCGCGGCTTTGTCGCTGTCGCTCGCGTCGATGTTCTGGCCATGGTGA
- a CDS encoding TraR/DksA family transcriptional regulator — protein MALDQQQRQTLKQRLNESEQALRADIRTSEDQRAAESYADLAGAAPDEGDEANADLFVDVDHALIGMKLTELRAVGRAQQRMRDGSYGECIDCDASVGYERLLARPTAERCTHCQSIYERRYATTPRASL, from the coding sequence ATGGCGCTCGACCAACAACAACGGCAGACGCTGAAACAGCGGCTGAACGAGAGCGAGCAGGCGCTGCGTGCGGACATCCGCACGAGCGAGGACCAGCGCGCGGCCGAATCCTACGCGGACCTTGCCGGCGCGGCGCCGGACGAGGGCGACGAGGCCAACGCCGATCTGTTCGTCGACGTCGATCATGCGTTGATCGGCATGAAGCTCACCGAACTGCGCGCGGTCGGCCGCGCGCAACAGCGCATGCGCGACGGCAGCTACGGCGAATGCATCGATTGCGATGCGTCGGTCGGCTACGAGCGGCTGCTCGCGCGCCCGACCGCCGAACGCTGCACGCATTGCCAGTCGATCTACGAGCGACGATACGCGACGACACCACGCGCATCGCTCTGA
- the polX gene encoding DNA polymerase/3'-5' exonuclease PolX: MPIHNAECAAVFAEIADMLEIQGANPFRVRAYRNAARTIADYGRDIPTMVANGDDLGKIPSIGPDLASKLREIAATGTCELQQTLRHALPGAIVELLDVPGLGAKRVKALHDALHVDSLEQLRAEAKNGHVRELPGFGAKTEAHLLEAIDDRLQRKPQRFLLPDAAQSLLPLLERLSAVAGVGKAVPAGSFRRRRETVGDLDILVTARDPVAVADAFVGYGKVARVLAHGQTKSSIVLDSGLQVDLRVVDADAFGAALVYFTGSKAHNIALRRIAQAGGLKINEYGVFRGDERIAGETEASVYGAIGLHEVPPELREDRGEIDASRAGTLPALVERKHLHGDLHAHTDASAGRDSLRVMADAARARGLAYLAVTDRAPHAGGGRNAFDWLARQLDEIDRINASFDDFVLLKGVEAGIREDGSLDVPDAMLGRLDLVIGAVRDGFDLPREAQTDRMLRAMDHPHFTILAHPTGRVLGERDACELDVPRVIAQAAARGCFVELDAQPRRLDLPDIWCREAAKAGVAVAIGSDAGNTDELDNLAYGIDQARRGWLTRPDVLNTRTLAQLRPLLARTMGAGGTSKRSRPKGA; this comes from the coding sequence ATGCCGATCCACAATGCCGAGTGTGCGGCCGTGTTCGCCGAGATCGCCGACATGCTCGAAATCCAGGGCGCCAATCCGTTTCGCGTGCGCGCCTATCGCAATGCAGCACGCACGATCGCCGACTACGGGCGCGATATCCCGACGATGGTCGCGAACGGCGACGATCTCGGGAAGATTCCGTCGATCGGGCCCGATCTCGCATCGAAGCTGCGCGAGATCGCCGCGACCGGCACCTGCGAACTGCAGCAAACGCTGCGCCATGCGCTGCCGGGCGCGATCGTCGAGCTGCTCGACGTGCCGGGGCTCGGCGCGAAACGCGTGAAGGCGCTGCATGACGCGCTGCACGTCGATTCGCTCGAACAGCTTCGCGCCGAAGCGAAGAACGGGCATGTGAGAGAACTGCCGGGCTTCGGCGCGAAAACCGAAGCGCATCTGCTCGAAGCGATCGACGACCGCCTGCAGCGCAAGCCGCAACGCTTCCTGTTGCCGGATGCCGCGCAATCGCTGCTGCCGTTGCTCGAACGGTTGAGTGCGGTCGCCGGTGTCGGCAAGGCCGTGCCGGCCGGCAGTTTCCGCCGCCGCCGCGAGACGGTCGGCGATCTCGACATTCTCGTCACCGCCCGCGATCCGGTTGCGGTCGCCGATGCGTTCGTCGGCTACGGCAAGGTGGCGCGCGTGCTCGCACACGGCCAGACGAAATCGAGCATCGTGCTCGACAGCGGGTTGCAGGTCGACCTGCGCGTGGTCGACGCCGACGCGTTCGGCGCGGCGCTCGTCTACTTCACCGGATCGAAGGCGCACAACATTGCGCTGCGCCGGATCGCGCAGGCGGGCGGCCTGAAGATCAACGAATACGGCGTGTTTCGCGGCGACGAGCGGATTGCCGGCGAGACGGAGGCATCGGTCTACGGCGCAATCGGGTTGCACGAGGTGCCGCCCGAATTGCGCGAGGATCGCGGCGAGATCGATGCGTCGCGCGCCGGCACGCTGCCGGCGCTGGTCGAGCGCAAGCATCTGCACGGCGACCTGCATGCGCACACCGATGCATCGGCCGGCCGCGACAGCCTGCGCGTGATGGCCGACGCCGCGCGCGCACGCGGGCTCGCGTATCTGGCCGTCACCGATCGCGCACCGCATGCGGGCGGCGGCCGAAACGCGTTCGACTGGCTCGCGCGGCAGCTCGACGAGATCGATCGCATCAATGCGTCGTTCGACGATTTCGTGTTGCTCAAGGGGGTGGAGGCCGGCATTCGCGAGGATGGCAGCCTCGATGTGCCCGACGCGATGCTCGGCCGGCTGGATCTCGTGATCGGCGCGGTACGCGACGGTTTCGACCTGCCGCGCGAGGCGCAGACCGATCGCATGCTGCGTGCGATGGACCATCCGCATTTCACGATTCTCGCGCACCCGACCGGTCGTGTGCTCGGCGAGCGCGACGCCTGCGAGCTCGACGTGCCGCGCGTGATCGCGCAGGCGGCAGCGCGCGGCTGCTTCGTCGAACTCGATGCGCAGCCGCGGCGGCTCGACCTGCCGGACATCTGGTGCCGCGAAGCCGCGAAGGCCGGCGTGGCGGTGGCGATCGGCTCGGATGCGGGCAACACGGACGAACTCGACAACCTCGCGTATGGCATCGATCAGGCGCGCCGCGGCTGGCTTACGCGGCCGGACGTGCTGAACACGCGCACCCTCGCGCAACTGCGGCCGCTGCTGGCGCGCACGATGGGCGCGGGCGGCACGTCGAAGCGGAGCCGGCCGAAGGGCGCGTGA